From the genome of Deinococcus sp. JMULE3, one region includes:
- a CDS encoding MBL fold metallo-hydrolase, which yields MTDAPLLTHVLGDLHALQVPIPYPMKYVTVLLDRPAGGPVTMIDCALDTPEARAALEDGLAALGLHWPDVDRLIITHHHPDHYGLAGVVEERSGAQVQMLDVEIGRGERYWHLWEEWLPGHLKHMRDHGLPPESLGSMGADNRRGRERVHPASRVQPLREGQHVELSGQPWEVLWLPGHADGHLGLWNEHDGVLIAGDAILPRISPNVGLYAYTRPDPLGDYLQTLGKLEALNPARAVVGHHGPVMTGVQARARELRAHHHERLDFMAAEAAREPRSAYELSLAMFPRDLNVSGRRFALAETLAHVEHLRLLGQLYRTWNEAHGVWLYHA from the coding sequence ATGACGGACGCGCCACTGCTGACCCATGTTCTGGGTGACCTTCACGCCCTGCAGGTGCCGATTCCGTACCCGATGAAGTACGTGACGGTGCTGCTGGACCGCCCGGCGGGTGGGCCGGTCACGATGATCGACTGCGCGCTGGACACGCCCGAGGCCCGCGCGGCGCTGGAGGACGGACTGGCAGCATTGGGCCTGCACTGGCCGGACGTGGACCGGTTGATCATCACGCATCACCACCCGGACCACTACGGGCTGGCGGGCGTCGTGGAGGAACGCAGCGGCGCGCAGGTGCAGATGCTGGACGTGGAGATCGGGCGCGGCGAGCGGTACTGGCACCTGTGGGAGGAGTGGCTGCCGGGGCACCTGAAGCACATGCGCGATCACGGTCTGCCGCCAGAGTCGTTAGGCAGCATGGGCGCCGACAACCGCCGGGGCCGCGAGCGGGTGCATCCGGCGTCGCGCGTGCAGCCGCTGCGCGAGGGGCAGCACGTGGAACTGTCCGGGCAGCCGTGGGAGGTGCTGTGGCTGCCCGGTCACGCGGACGGGCACCTGGGCCTCTGGAATGAGCACGACGGCGTGCTGATCGCCGGGGACGCGATCCTGCCGCGCATCAGTCCGAACGTGGGCCTGTACGCGTACACCCGACCCGACCCGCTGGGCGACTACCTGCAGACGCTGGGGAAACTGGAGGCACTGAACCCGGCGCGGGCGGTGGTGGGCCACCACGGGCCGGTCATGACCGGCGTGCAGGCCCGCGCGCGCGAACTGCGCGCCCATCACCACGAGCGGCTGGACTTCATGGCAGCAGAGGCGGCCCGCGAACCCCGCAGCGCGTACGAGCTATCCCTGGCGATGTTCCCGCGTGACCTGAACGTCTCGGGTCGCCGCTTCGCCCTGGCCGAGACCCTGGCGCACGTGGAGCACCTGCGCCTGCTGGGGCAGCTGTACCGCACCTGGAACGAGGCGCACGGCGTATGGCTGTACCACGCCTGA